In Clostridium sporogenes, one genomic interval encodes:
- a CDS encoding endonuclease/exonuclease/phosphatase family protein produces MKKIGQVLLGIIILVILIVGGYILFMTVTDYKPEDKIKLSIERQTENKLNLNDSFSITTFNIGYAGMDDEQDFFMDGGKGSRSSSKEKTMENMKEITTFLKKDHSSFIFLQEVDTNSTRSFRINQYDYLKNNLKAYSSSMALNYKTPWVPVPVLKPHGTVNAGLVNLSKYKVNSATRYQYPGKESWPRQLAELDRCFLESRISLENDKELVLINSHLSAYDKGGKIRKQQLSFLRNYIIKEYKKGNYIIVGGDWNHLIPGTDPLIFKTTEKWPDWLQKIPNDFKPKEFKWVADKNVPTTRTDATPYKKGENFTAVIDGFLVSDNIEVISVKAHSMDFKNIDHNPVNMKFKLK; encoded by the coding sequence TTTATGACAGTAACAGATTATAAACCAGAGGATAAAATTAAGTTATCCATTGAAAGACAAACAGAGAATAAATTAAATTTAAATGATAGTTTTTCTATAACTACTTTTAATATAGGCTATGCTGGAATGGATGATGAGCAAGATTTTTTTATGGATGGAGGCAAAGGTTCCAGATCATCTAGCAAAGAAAAGACTATGGAAAATATGAAAGAAATAACTACTTTTTTAAAGAAAGATCATAGTTCCTTTATATTTTTACAAGAAGTAGACACTAATTCAACTAGAAGTTTTAGAATAAATCAATATGATTATTTAAAAAATAACTTGAAAGCATATTCTTCAAGTATGGCCTTAAATTATAAAACACCCTGGGTACCAGTACCTGTATTAAAGCCACATGGAACTGTTAATGCAGGCTTAGTAAATTTATCTAAGTACAAGGTTAATTCAGCCACTAGATATCAATATCCAGGTAAAGAAAGTTGGCCAAGACAATTAGCAGAATTAGATAGATGTTTTTTAGAATCTAGAATCTCTCTGGAAAATGATAAAGAATTAGTTCTTATAAATTCTCATCTATCTGCTTATGATAAAGGTGGTAAAATAAGGAAGCAGCAACTTTCTTTTTTGAGAAATTATATAATAAAAGAATATAAAAAAGGGAACTATATTATAGTAGGTGGAGATTGGAATCACTTAATACCAGGAACGGATCCTTTAATATTTAAAACTACAGAAAAGTGGCCAGATTGGCTCCAAAAAATACCTAATGACTTTAAACCAAAGGAATTTAAGTGGGTAGCGGATAAAAATGTTCCAACCACTAGAACGGACGCCACTCCTTATAAAAAAGGAGAAAATTTTACAGCAGTTATAGATGGATTTTTAGTATCAGATAATATAGAAGTTATAAGTGTAAAAGCTCATTCAATGGATTTTAAAAATATAGATCATAATCCTGTCAATATGAAATTTAAATTAAAATAA
- a CDS encoding EcsC family protein: MTKYEIDAINELNMFKKEMTKRDSIVYKVTKKVQNKTNSFIPEKAHKVITEGVKNMIKVVLFTSKYVTIKPPKLANLEERENLAYEKLNLYRKTATISGAGTGLGGLMLGLADFPILLTIKINFLFNLANIYGIDARDYKERLYILYIFQLAFSEGSERRKTYNKIINWSSYSKELPTDINDFNWREFQQEYRDYIDFSKMLQIIPGIGAPIGAYANYKLMNKLAYVAINCFRMRYFSLN, from the coding sequence ATGACTAAATATGAAATAGATGCTATAAATGAATTAAATATGTTTAAGAAAGAAATGACCAAAAGAGATTCTATAGTTTATAAAGTTACAAAAAAAGTTCAGAATAAAACCAATAGCTTTATTCCTGAAAAAGCACATAAAGTAATTACTGAAGGGGTTAAAAATATGATAAAGGTTGTACTTTTTACTTCTAAATATGTTACTATTAAGCCTCCTAAATTAGCCAATTTAGAAGAAAGAGAAAATTTAGCTTATGAAAAGTTAAATTTATATAGAAAAACAGCAACAATTAGTGGTGCAGGTACAGGACTAGGAGGATTAATGTTAGGTCTTGCAGATTTTCCTATATTATTAACAATTAAAATTAATTTTTTATTTAACTTAGCTAATATATATGGTATTGATGCTAGAGATTATAAAGAAAGATTATACATTCTATATATTTTTCAATTAGCTTTTTCAGAGGGAAGTGAGAGGAGAAAAACCTATAATAAAATTATAAATTGGAGTAGTTATAGTAAAGAATTGCCAACGGATATTAATGATTTTAATTGGAGGGAGTTTCAACAAGAATATAGAGACTATATAGATTTTTCAAAGATGCTTCAAATTATTCCAGGTATAGGTGCTCCAATAGGTGCTTATGCAAATTATAAATTAATGAATAAATTAGCGTATGTTGCTATTAATTGCTTTAGAATGAGATATTTTTCTTTAAATTAA